One Mustelus asterias chromosome 10, sMusAst1.hap1.1, whole genome shotgun sequence DNA window includes the following coding sequences:
- the LOC144500022 gene encoding uncharacterized protein LOC144500022, giving the protein MLELNTRKKTINQRWGLPNFFQSSLRKFVASAPSMNDIMESKNMARKKPKANNIEIENNEMSFQQKMFVQPQREKTFSVQYRTGKRNSKTAKLGEQFVFAHLKQKVKNKLDVCLMKQCLEMRMDCLPERVKQFYKVTYYPTSKTSLPQLIVPRNGFKKPRAMYISFMEQDVIDHLELNLKHKQMTNSLGLATLYEESVEMMIPKAPPMPPPFKMNGAQIEPVGVEINFSNDKVRKDLERHITQKKLQQKWGLPLHIQRSQEALIPPAPKLILSELNPQPNFVTVFAPPEQTFLHNEHKKRLEFNLMKRAVNQKLGLPKLIMSSLSNFMAPAPSVKDFMLQTEIIKDKKKLSNTPIEKVKSDLFPRGIFPLRIRRKILLPQSKRSSNNKTSNKIDDFAGLKPAQKDKLCICLTKQSLQIKMHSVPELVKRLYKDTYPVQLKKCLPRLITPGEGFKKPRSLYISFIEQESVDRLEFNFKHKQIIHLWAQDTLYEKSVKMLVPKGPNVSPIRKSSGVQIVTVGMETSFINNDVRDKMEWHITRKKLENNWGFPLHIQKSMDTFIPSAPKLVSSELKPHCIHDIIVTSTEPLIISAEDGNRLEMNTKKKIINQKWGLPNLIQTSLKDFITPTPSLQSDTLQSGSIKGSKTSTHNVIDLNSKITTGHKKEKFPSLLCQKVYKRANFKKISAFPDSSNLKSECKDKLNMCLLKQTLDIKTHNLPDIVQGFYERSYPTAAKKELPKLMFPMKVAKNKDHGAYHLLNNVVYLIRCRKGCPGAWYIGETMQTLRQRMNEHRSTITRQDCSLPVGEHFSSHGHSALDLQVSVLQGGLHDTRQRRVAEQKLIAKFRTHEDGLNRDVGFMSHYQ; this is encoded by the coding sequence ATGTTGGAGCTGAACACCAGAAAAAAAACCATCAATCAAAGGTGGGGTCTTCCTAATTTTTTTCAGTCATCTTTAAGAAAATTTGTTGCTTCTGCACCATCAATGAATGATATTATGGAGTCAAAAAACATGGCAAGAAAGAAACCAAAAGCCAATAACATTGAAATAGAGAATAATGAAATGAGctttcaacagaaaatgtttgtacaaccacaaagagaaaagacgttctcagtacaatacagaacaggtaaaaggaattcaaaaacagctaaattaggtgagcagtttgtctttgctcatctgaaacaaaaagttaaaaataaactggATGTATGCTTGATGAAGCAATGTCTAGAAATGCGCATGGACTGCTTGCCAGAAAGAGTGAAGCAGTTTTATAAAGTCACCTATTATCCGACCTCAAAGACATCATTACCACAGCTAATTGTACCCAGAAATGGATTCAAAAAGCCAAGAGCaatgtatatatcttttatggaacaGGATGTTATCGATCACTTAGAACTtaatttaaaacacaaacagatgaccaattctttgggacttgcaactctgtatgaggaatcagtggaaatgatgattcctaaagcaccacctatgccaccacctttcaagatgaatggagctcaaatagagcctgtgggcgtggaaattaatttctccaatgatAAAGTTCGAAAAGACCTTGAAAGGCATATTACacagaaaaagcttcagcaaaagtGGGGTTTACCACTACATATTCAGAGATCACAAGAAGCTttaattccacctgctccaaaactaatATTATCTGAGTTAAATCCCCAGCCTAATTTTGTGACTGTCTTTGCCCCGCCTGAGCAAACGTTCCTTCACAATGAACATAAAAAAAGACTGGAGTTCAATCTGATGAAGAGAGCTGTAAATCAGAAATTAGGCCTACCCAAGCTCATTATGTCAtctttaagtaattttatggctcctgctccatcagTGAAGGACTTCATGCTACAAACTGAAATAATTAAAGACAAGAAAAAATTGAGCAACACTCCCATTGAAAAGGTAAAGAGTGATCTGTTTCCTCGAGGCATATTTCCACTGCGCATTCGAAGAAAGATTTTGTTGCCACAATCTAAAAGAAGTAGTAATAACAAGACATCAAACAAAATAGATGATTTTGCTGGTCTGAAACCAGCACAGAAAGATAAACTATGTATATGCTTAACAAAGCAAAGCCTACAAATCAAAATGCACAGTGTTCCAGAACTCGTAAAACGTTTGTACAAAGATACCTATCCTGTGCAATTAAAGAAATGTCTTCCAAGGCTAATTACACCTGGTGAAGGATTCAAAAAGCCAAGATcgttgtatatatcttttatcgAACAGGAGTCTGTTGATCGTTTAGAATTCAACTTCAAGCACAAACAGATTATTCATCTCTGGGCACAGGACACACTGTATGAAAAGTCAGTCAAAATGCTGGTTCCTAAAGGACCAAATGTGTCGCCAATACGTAAATCAAGTGGAGTTCAAATTGTAACTGTAGGTatggaaacatctttcattaacaatgatgttagagacaaaatggaatggcatattacgagaaaaaaactagagaatAATTGGGGCTTTCCATTACATATTCAGAAATCAATGGATACATTTATTCCATCTGCTCCAAAATTGGTTTCCTCTGAGCTAAAGCCACATTGTATTCATGATATAATTGTGACATCAACTGAACCACTTATTATAAGTGCTGAAGATGGAAATAGATTGGaaatgaatacaaagaaaaagatcataaatcaaaaatggggtctcccaaatcttattcagacatccttgaaggacttcattactccaacgccATCACTACAAAGTGACACATTACAGTCAGGAAGCATAAAAGGAAGTAAAACATCCACTCACAATGTCATAGATCTTAATTCAAAAATTACTACAGGACACAAGAAGGAAAAGTTCCCTTCACTGCTTTGCCAGAAAGTTTATAAAAGAGCAAACTTTAAGAAGATAAGTGCATTCCCAGATTCTTCCAATCTCAAATCAGAATGTAAAGATAAATTAAATATGTGTTTGTTAAAGCAAACTCTTGATATTAAAACACATAATTTACCTGACATTGTACAGGGATTTTATGAGCGTAGTTACCCTACAGCAGCAAAAAAAGAATTACCAAAACTTATGTTTCCAATGAAGGTTGCAAAAAACAAAGACCATGGTGCCTACCATTTATTgaacaacgttgtctacctgatacgctgcaggaaaggatgtcccggggcatggtacattggggaaaccatgcagacgctacgacaacgaatgaatgaacaccgctcgacaatcaccaggcaagactgttctcttcctgtgggggagcacttcagcagtcacgggcattcagccttggatcttcag